A part of Tachysurus vachellii isolate PV-2020 chromosome 4, HZAU_Pvac_v1, whole genome shotgun sequence genomic DNA contains:
- the ccdc14 gene encoding coiled-coil domain-containing protein 14 isoform X1 — MARHVTPRHKMVSSGRLTGSGRGQMTRKKVVGRPSLDPSYSLYSTDSEDQVTTINKGLDRCAALLGDILQAEKSADPKMKSRIVKTAPPKKKTSLGKNEADRKRVGKKASASMHLNKRPAPVQKTILPSEAYAGLRQQPHVHGVQKPLAVDVVIGPDVKPGGTQVEGVQSHSFPLGSHTSTGPQPSTVFNCRLTTSTPALSPHRPTSAHSQVSLKGADGETHHVTQQFAAAVAAPSTQHGAISATVSPTRYIASFSVAPAVQLQPAVSTVGQFQPSSPVINECSGGQGSALQSNTAPQTCPSPPVSSQLPTHIPVRDSSRDHQVSSGEYASSSSEESGDCMSEDDELDRVDTMPVRDTSSQTSIDKHTGTLKHKSGSPEKTARKVMTVKYLLGELKALVANQDCEAVRLISEVEQSISLLPTMVGSTNIQAELALALQPLRSENVQLRRRLRILNQQLQERERAERQARPVDCNLELVSLQSLNLTLQMQLNERHKELENLQQENQKLRQAVEDKEGDLQQTKEHCEVETSRIRMDVSEALAEMRNCQAKLEDCEREKTALTNSLQQKEAEITKLQEIIRNLQKSPTPFYLAQTDVSSSSAPAAQLTKNVLDQYETQHREPTVASRVTDSVKAYLQTLEDSGHNSPPHPAKSVHLKLSHSSPGQWKRRQQSSPKSSDVHLSLKSTTVGSESQEVEQSDDTGFVPLRETASVQTAAAPQKQSSVHGGLKYLGLAFNKLGISSDLPSLDNDHGADFLPHPDGVTLQLKQPSEAAVNPTEQSESQHARRRLRMGETSVYTGRPSAYENSFSSCDIKSLASDWSVNSWSTFNTRDEQAFRNGLAALDASIASLQRTLKADLKR, encoded by the exons ATGGCAAGGCACGTGACGCCCAGACACAAG ATGGTGTCCTCAGGCCGGTTGACGGGATCTGGCCGAGGACAAATGACCAGGAAAAA GGTTGTTGGAAGACCTTCTCTCGACCCTTCATATTCTCTGTACTCCACAGATTCAGAAGATCAG gtcacaaccataaacaaaGGCCTGGATCGATGTGCGGCTTTGCTCGGTGATATACTTCAAGCGGAAAAATCAG CAGACCCCAAGATGAAGTCACGGATCGTAAAGACGGCTCCTCCCAAAAAGAAAACCTCACTTGGCAAGAATGaagcagacagaaagagggTTGGAAAAAAAGCAAGCGCATCTATGCACCTAAACAAAAGACCAG CTCCAGTGCAGAAGACCATATTGCCCTCGGAGGCTTACGCAGGTTTAAGACAACAACCACATGTTCATGGTGTGCAGAAGCCCCTTGCTGTCGATGTTGTCATCGGACCTGACGTAAAGCCAGGAGGGACACAAGTGGAGGGTGTTCAGTCACACAGCTTTCCTCTAGGCAGTCATACATCCACAG GACCGCAGCCCTCCACTGTGTTTAACTGCCGTCTGACAACCTCCACCCCAGCGCTCAGTCCTCACAGACCCACATCAGCTCACAGTCAAGTG TCTCTCAAAGGAGCAGACGGAGAGACGCATCACGTCACTCAGCAGTTTGCTGCAGCCGTTGCGGCACCATCGACTCAACACGGAGCTATAAGCGCTACAGTTTCACCCACCCGGTACATAGCGTCTTTTTCTGTAGCTCCAGCCGTCCAGCTGCAGCCTGCGGTCTCCACGGTGGGGCAGTTTCAACCCTCCAGTCCTGTTATAAACGAATGTTCAGGTGGACAGGGCAGCGCCCTACAGTCAAACACTGCACCTCAGACCTGCCCTTCTCCTCCAGTGTCATCACAGCTCCCCACCCACATCCCGGTGCGTGACAGTTCACGGGATCACCAGGTTTCGTCTGGAGAGTATGCATCATCTTCATCAGAGGAGAGTGGAGACTGCATGAGTGAAGACGATGAGCTGGACAGAGTGGACACCATGCCGGTTAGAGACACAAGCTCTCAGACCAGCATAGACAAACATACTGGGACGCTGAAACACAAGTCAGGGAGCCCTGAAAAGACAGCCAGGAAGGTGATGACTGTCAAATACCTGCTAGGAGAGCTGAAGGCACTGGTAGCTAATCAGG ACTGTGAGGCGGTTCGTCTTATCTCAGAGGTGGAGCAGAGCATCTCACTGCTCCCCACAATGGTGGGCAGCACCAACATTCAGGCTGAGCTCGCTCTCGCACTGCAGCCACTCAGAAGTGAGAATGTGCAGCTCCGCAG gcGTCTGAGAATACTGAATCAGCAGTTACAGGAACGGGAGAGAGCAGAAAGACAGGCCAGACCAGTGGATTGCAATCTAGAAT tggtcTCACTGCAGTCACTAAACCTCACACTTCAGATGCAATTAAATGAGCGCCATAAAGAGCTGGAGAACCTTCAGCAGGAGAACCAGAAACTCCGTCAGGCTGTAGAGGACAAAGAGGGTGACCTGCAACAGACCAAAGAGCATTGCGAGGTTGAGACGAGTCGTATACgcatgg ATGTGAGTGAGGCCTTAGCTGAAATGCGTAACTGCCAGGCTAAGCTGGAAGACTGCGAGAGGGAGAAGACTGCACTGACAAACAGCCTCCAGCAGAAGGAGGCAGAGATCACAAAACTACAGGAGATCATCAG AAATCTTCAGAAAAGCCCCACCCCATTCTACCTTGCTCAGACAGATGTTTCCAGCAGCTCAGCTCCTGCGGCTCAGCTCACTAAGAACGTTCTAGATCAGTATGAGACTCAGCACCGAGAACCTACTGTGGCCAGTCGAGTCACAGACTCCGTTAAGGCCTACCTTCAGACTCTGGAGGACTCGGGTCACAACTCACCACCTCACCCAGCTAAATCTGTACACCTTAAACTGTCTCATTCTTCACCTGGCCAGTGGAAACGTAGACAACAGAGCTCTCCTAAAAGCTCGGATGTACACTTGTCACTAAAGAGCACGACAGTTGGGAGTGAGAGTCAGGAAGTAGAACAGAGTGACGACACAGGATTTGTTCCTTTACGAGAGACGGCAAGCGTGCAGACTGCAGCAGCTCCCCAGAAACAGTCTTCAGTTCACGGCGGACTGAAGTACCTCGGTCTTGCTTTTAATAAACTTGGCATCTCGTCTGACCTCCCATCTCTGGATAATGATCACGGTGCAGATTTCCTCCCACATCCTGATGGTGTGACCTTGCAGCTGAAACAGCCCAGTGAGGCTGCTGTTAATCCTACAGAACAATCTGAATCCCAGCATGCACGGCGACGTCTGCGTATGGGTGAAACATCAGTATACACAGGACGGCCATCAGCATACGAGAACTCTTTTTCATCCTGCGATATAAAATCCTTAGCTTCAGACTGGAGCGTGAACTCCTGGTCTACATTCAACACGCGTGACGAGCAAGCGTTCCGCAACGGCTTAGCAGCTTTAGACGCCAGTATAGCCAGCCTGCAGAGGACTTTGAAAGCTGACCTTAAGAGATGA
- the ccdc14 gene encoding coiled-coil domain-containing protein 14 isoform X2 translates to MARHVTPRHKMVSSGRLTGSGRGQMTRKKVVGRPSLDPSYSLYSTDSEDQVTTINKGLDRCAALLGDILQAEKSDPKMKSRIVKTAPPKKKTSLGKNEADRKRVGKKASASMHLNKRPAPVQKTILPSEAYAGLRQQPHVHGVQKPLAVDVVIGPDVKPGGTQVEGVQSHSFPLGSHTSTGPQPSTVFNCRLTTSTPALSPHRPTSAHSQVSLKGADGETHHVTQQFAAAVAAPSTQHGAISATVSPTRYIASFSVAPAVQLQPAVSTVGQFQPSSPVINECSGGQGSALQSNTAPQTCPSPPVSSQLPTHIPVRDSSRDHQVSSGEYASSSSEESGDCMSEDDELDRVDTMPVRDTSSQTSIDKHTGTLKHKSGSPEKTARKVMTVKYLLGELKALVANQDCEAVRLISEVEQSISLLPTMVGSTNIQAELALALQPLRSENVQLRRRLRILNQQLQERERAERQARPVDCNLELVSLQSLNLTLQMQLNERHKELENLQQENQKLRQAVEDKEGDLQQTKEHCEVETSRIRMDVSEALAEMRNCQAKLEDCEREKTALTNSLQQKEAEITKLQEIIRNLQKSPTPFYLAQTDVSSSSAPAAQLTKNVLDQYETQHREPTVASRVTDSVKAYLQTLEDSGHNSPPHPAKSVHLKLSHSSPGQWKRRQQSSPKSSDVHLSLKSTTVGSESQEVEQSDDTGFVPLRETASVQTAAAPQKQSSVHGGLKYLGLAFNKLGISSDLPSLDNDHGADFLPHPDGVTLQLKQPSEAAVNPTEQSESQHARRRLRMGETSVYTGRPSAYENSFSSCDIKSLASDWSVNSWSTFNTRDEQAFRNGLAALDASIASLQRTLKADLKR, encoded by the exons ATGGCAAGGCACGTGACGCCCAGACACAAG ATGGTGTCCTCAGGCCGGTTGACGGGATCTGGCCGAGGACAAATGACCAGGAAAAA GGTTGTTGGAAGACCTTCTCTCGACCCTTCATATTCTCTGTACTCCACAGATTCAGAAGATCAG gtcacaaccataaacaaaGGCCTGGATCGATGTGCGGCTTTGCTCGGTGATATACTTCAAGCGGAAAAATCAG ACCCCAAGATGAAGTCACGGATCGTAAAGACGGCTCCTCCCAAAAAGAAAACCTCACTTGGCAAGAATGaagcagacagaaagagggTTGGAAAAAAAGCAAGCGCATCTATGCACCTAAACAAAAGACCAG CTCCAGTGCAGAAGACCATATTGCCCTCGGAGGCTTACGCAGGTTTAAGACAACAACCACATGTTCATGGTGTGCAGAAGCCCCTTGCTGTCGATGTTGTCATCGGACCTGACGTAAAGCCAGGAGGGACACAAGTGGAGGGTGTTCAGTCACACAGCTTTCCTCTAGGCAGTCATACATCCACAG GACCGCAGCCCTCCACTGTGTTTAACTGCCGTCTGACAACCTCCACCCCAGCGCTCAGTCCTCACAGACCCACATCAGCTCACAGTCAAGTG TCTCTCAAAGGAGCAGACGGAGAGACGCATCACGTCACTCAGCAGTTTGCTGCAGCCGTTGCGGCACCATCGACTCAACACGGAGCTATAAGCGCTACAGTTTCACCCACCCGGTACATAGCGTCTTTTTCTGTAGCTCCAGCCGTCCAGCTGCAGCCTGCGGTCTCCACGGTGGGGCAGTTTCAACCCTCCAGTCCTGTTATAAACGAATGTTCAGGTGGACAGGGCAGCGCCCTACAGTCAAACACTGCACCTCAGACCTGCCCTTCTCCTCCAGTGTCATCACAGCTCCCCACCCACATCCCGGTGCGTGACAGTTCACGGGATCACCAGGTTTCGTCTGGAGAGTATGCATCATCTTCATCAGAGGAGAGTGGAGACTGCATGAGTGAAGACGATGAGCTGGACAGAGTGGACACCATGCCGGTTAGAGACACAAGCTCTCAGACCAGCATAGACAAACATACTGGGACGCTGAAACACAAGTCAGGGAGCCCTGAAAAGACAGCCAGGAAGGTGATGACTGTCAAATACCTGCTAGGAGAGCTGAAGGCACTGGTAGCTAATCAGG ACTGTGAGGCGGTTCGTCTTATCTCAGAGGTGGAGCAGAGCATCTCACTGCTCCCCACAATGGTGGGCAGCACCAACATTCAGGCTGAGCTCGCTCTCGCACTGCAGCCACTCAGAAGTGAGAATGTGCAGCTCCGCAG gcGTCTGAGAATACTGAATCAGCAGTTACAGGAACGGGAGAGAGCAGAAAGACAGGCCAGACCAGTGGATTGCAATCTAGAAT tggtcTCACTGCAGTCACTAAACCTCACACTTCAGATGCAATTAAATGAGCGCCATAAAGAGCTGGAGAACCTTCAGCAGGAGAACCAGAAACTCCGTCAGGCTGTAGAGGACAAAGAGGGTGACCTGCAACAGACCAAAGAGCATTGCGAGGTTGAGACGAGTCGTATACgcatgg ATGTGAGTGAGGCCTTAGCTGAAATGCGTAACTGCCAGGCTAAGCTGGAAGACTGCGAGAGGGAGAAGACTGCACTGACAAACAGCCTCCAGCAGAAGGAGGCAGAGATCACAAAACTACAGGAGATCATCAG AAATCTTCAGAAAAGCCCCACCCCATTCTACCTTGCTCAGACAGATGTTTCCAGCAGCTCAGCTCCTGCGGCTCAGCTCACTAAGAACGTTCTAGATCAGTATGAGACTCAGCACCGAGAACCTACTGTGGCCAGTCGAGTCACAGACTCCGTTAAGGCCTACCTTCAGACTCTGGAGGACTCGGGTCACAACTCACCACCTCACCCAGCTAAATCTGTACACCTTAAACTGTCTCATTCTTCACCTGGCCAGTGGAAACGTAGACAACAGAGCTCTCCTAAAAGCTCGGATGTACACTTGTCACTAAAGAGCACGACAGTTGGGAGTGAGAGTCAGGAAGTAGAACAGAGTGACGACACAGGATTTGTTCCTTTACGAGAGACGGCAAGCGTGCAGACTGCAGCAGCTCCCCAGAAACAGTCTTCAGTTCACGGCGGACTGAAGTACCTCGGTCTTGCTTTTAATAAACTTGGCATCTCGTCTGACCTCCCATCTCTGGATAATGATCACGGTGCAGATTTCCTCCCACATCCTGATGGTGTGACCTTGCAGCTGAAACAGCCCAGTGAGGCTGCTGTTAATCCTACAGAACAATCTGAATCCCAGCATGCACGGCGACGTCTGCGTATGGGTGAAACATCAGTATACACAGGACGGCCATCAGCATACGAGAACTCTTTTTCATCCTGCGATATAAAATCCTTAGCTTCAGACTGGAGCGTGAACTCCTGGTCTACATTCAACACGCGTGACGAGCAAGCGTTCCGCAACGGCTTAGCAGCTTTAGACGCCAGTATAGCCAGCCTGCAGAGGACTTTGAAAGCTGACCTTAAGAGATGA